The Natrinema salaciae genome includes a window with the following:
- a CDS encoding ABC transporter permease, whose amino-acid sequence MRRLLVKGHAVARLAASQARHERGRTVLVVLAIALAVLAVTLLASLGFGVMQTGEEQFDRAGQDVWISGESVELTATGGIENPITDAHGLAREVEERDDVESASPLAFHAVYVGTEPDDLELVTGVGVPGTGNTATGDGFSEGNSHYANGSYDGPMSQEIVIDPQTADLFDVGVGDTLYVGTSRADAPEREFEIVGLSGEYSQFLGTSTVTMPISELQELAGTTGTDRATFVTVTTADGADRDAVSEDIQRSHPEYHVRTSEDQFESMLGEYLLVLASGATLVALALLAGVALTTNTLVLVAVQQREELAALRALGLSRGLIAGVVGGQGFALGALGGALGLLATPLAAVALDRLAASAVGFENLLRTPPTVYAAGLLIAVGIGTLGAVVAGWRAARYARVDELGA is encoded by the coding sequence ATGCGCCGGCTACTCGTCAAAGGACACGCGGTCGCCCGCCTCGCGGCCAGTCAGGCCCGCCACGAGCGCGGGCGGACCGTACTCGTGGTCCTCGCGATCGCATTGGCCGTCCTTGCCGTCACCCTCTTGGCCAGCCTCGGATTCGGCGTCATGCAGACCGGCGAGGAGCAGTTCGATCGGGCCGGACAGGACGTTTGGATCTCCGGGGAGTCGGTCGAGTTGACGGCGACCGGCGGTATCGAGAACCCGATCACGGACGCCCACGGGCTCGCCCGCGAGGTCGAGGAGCGCGACGACGTCGAATCCGCCTCGCCGCTGGCGTTCCACGCGGTCTACGTCGGGACCGAACCGGACGACCTCGAGCTCGTGACTGGTGTCGGCGTCCCCGGGACGGGAAATACCGCAACGGGCGACGGCTTCTCGGAGGGGAACAGTCACTACGCCAACGGCAGCTACGACGGCCCGATGAGTCAGGAAATCGTCATCGACCCGCAGACGGCCGACCTTTTCGACGTGGGCGTCGGCGACACGCTCTACGTCGGGACGAGCCGAGCGGACGCCCCGGAACGCGAGTTCGAGATCGTCGGTCTCTCTGGCGAGTACTCGCAGTTCCTCGGAACGTCGACGGTGACGATGCCGATCAGCGAGTTACAGGAGCTCGCCGGGACCACCGGGACGGATCGCGCGACGTTCGTGACGGTCACTACCGCGGACGGGGCAGACCGGGACGCCGTTAGCGAGGACATCCAGCGGTCTCACCCGGAGTACCACGTGCGGACGAGCGAGGATCAGTTCGAGTCGATGCTGGGCGAGTACCTGCTGGTGCTCGCCAGCGGGGCGACGCTCGTTGCGTTGGCGCTGCTGGCGGGAGTCGCGCTGACGACGAACACGCTCGTTCTCGTGGCCGTCCAGCAGCGCGAGGAACTCGCAGCGCTGCGGGCGCTCGGTCTCTCTCGCGGACTGATCGCCGGCGTCGTCGGTGGCCAGGGATTCGCCCTCGGTGCGCTCGGCGGCGCGCTCGGGCTCCTCGCGACTCCGCTCGCAGCTGTGGCACTCGATCGGCTGGCCGCCTCGGCCGTCGGCTTCGAGAACCTGTTGCGAACGCCGCCGACGGTGTACGCGGCGGGGCTCCTGATCGCCGTCGGAATCGGGACCCTCGGCGCGGTCGTCGCCGGCTGGCGAGCGGCGCGGTACGCCCGCGTCGACGAACTCGGCGCTTGA